The Babylonia areolata isolate BAREFJ2019XMU chromosome 24, ASM4173473v1, whole genome shotgun sequence genomic interval tttcttcttccatgACATCAAACAACTTTTTTAGTTTCGGATCTTTCATGATCTTCTCTTTGGTTCTGATGGTGACCCATTTCTCCAGCTTTTCATTGACGACATTTTGTACCTCGCAGGTGTAAGGAACTTCCCCGTTTTCTTTCCACATCTTATCCACCATCTCCAGCAGGTCATCAATCTGCTTCTGGTCTCGTTTTGTGTTGTCGAAAACGAGTACTCTCTTGCCGCACTCTTCCAAAACCTCTTTGAACGGTCCATCAGCTTCTTCCACAAGGCTTTGTAGAGTAATATTATTCTTCTCCATCTCATCTCCTTtagtgaagataatgatgacgtgTTTGGTGACATTGGGATCAAACAGCTCTTTCAGTTTATAAAAGGTATCCCGTTCTTCGGGCGTGTACCGGACAGGCTGCAGGACATAGAGAATGGCGTGAAGCCCCGGATACATACTGGCTGAAGCCTTGATGATCTCATTGCCAATCTCCCCGTTTGTTTTCGTTGGATCAAAGAGGCCTGGAGTGTCTGCAATCTGCAACATAATTGTCAGAAATATATTGTTAATATCATTTTGTACCGATAAaactccctccctgtgtgtgtgtgtgtgtgtgtgtgtgtgtgtgtgtgtgtgtgtgtgactatctctctctctctctaaatagcTGGTTGTTGCTTCGTTGAAGACAGGCTTCTGGACTGAACGACCTCCCTGTAAGATCTGTTTCCAGAAACAACAGGCGTGTCCGTGTGACTATTTGATTCAGCAATTGTTGGTTTCCTTGTATTTTCTGAATGCTTGATGAAGACCCGCCGTTCAGATGCCTGTTGAGGTCAAAAGCTCTGCGGACTGTCGCGCTGATCTCTTCTGTAGCTCCCCTGTCGCTCCTGTTGTCTGTTTTCTCTTCCGGTCCACTGCATGCCTGTTCCTCTTCGTCCCCTCCAGTGACCGTGGTCTCCTCTTCCCTGTTCATCCTGAATGTCACTATCGTGCAAACTTTGCTGTGGAGGGCTGTACGGAGATCGGCGACCTTGCACAGTCTTCTCCCGACGGTGATGTGCTGTCTGGGGGCGTGGTCAGTTTTCTTCTAAGGCATCCCCATCTTCACTTAAGTCCTGGTACTTGTCTTTGTGCTGTTGGCTCCACTCTTCATGTCGTGCGTGTGGGCGCTGTCTGTTCTCAACGCGCAGTCGACCATTTCGGAAATAAGCAGTCTTGCCCTGCTCTCTGTAGAAATCTACCAGTTCACTTTGACGACTGGTCATTTCAGATGTCACCCGTATGCCACTGTATCGGAGTCTGTCTCTCAGCTTTTTGTCTTGCAGTATGGCCATTTTGTCTTTCCAGTGACAGAACTGTACAAGCAGTGGGCGGGCTTCTTTGTTGAACTGTGCACGACCCAACCTGAACGCTCGTTCGATGTCCGAGATCTGCCACTCCTCAGAATCAGCAGCGTGAAAGTTCATCACATCCACAATCTGTTTGATGCTTGTGTAATTTTCACCTGGTCGGATTTCCTCGATGCCGAAAAACTTCAAatttcttcgttttgtttctttctctgtgtcgtcCACTTTCTTTTCTAATCTGTCCAGCCTTTGCAGTATACAGTCTCTGTCTTCCTTGAGTTCCTCTATGCTTTCCATGTTCTTCTGTGTTTTACTGTTCAGTTTTTCTAGACCTGCTTCAAATCGCAGGAAAAGTTCGTTCATGCACTTGAACTTTTCTTCCATAAATCTGCTGGCATTTGCCGAAGACATTTGTAGCCAGTTCATCATCTGTGTGAATTTCCAGTCCATGAGCTGAACCAAATCTGCATTGTTCCCTTCTGGTCCTGGGTTAGACTCAATATCCATGCCCAGCCGTATGAGAATAGCGCACAAACAGTGTGCCAGAGATCGCGACAGTCGCAATAGTTTGTTTCCGAGCATGTTCACTGAGTTCGCAACATTTGTAGAACATCAACTCCACTGACTGCTGATCTCCACGAAACCGTTTAAATGACGAAAATTTAAAATCAGCACATTCCAAAAGTACCAATCAGACAGCTAAAATTTTGTAATtaatctttccttttctttatgaGTTTTCTTGTCAAATGTTAATGTTGTCAGCCCTTCCAGTCTTCAGTACGATGAAACAATTCGTTAGATCTGTATCAGCGGATTGGAAGCATGccagtttgtcacaggcccagtttgtcacaggccccagtttgtcacagacccagtttgtcacagtggGTAGACTACTTTGGTAGTCGTTGGGGGGATCTGagggctgaagaaactgaagttcTCCTCCATGCTACCCTATCTTCGGCCTGCACCAAGAGGTCTGGCAGGGTCAtgtccgtccactctttgatgttgtcgaaCCAGCTCTTTCTTTGTCGTCCTCGCTTGCGCCCACCCTCGACTGTGTCCTGCATGGAAGCATGCCAGTTTGTCACAcaggcccagtttgtcacaggcccaGTTTAGCAAGTAGTGTACCCACAGTGACAAACtgggcctgtgacaaactgggcaGCCCCCCAGCGGATTAACTGCACAAACCGCTCCACTGAACCATTCACATGAAACAGAAACTTTACATCCGCGCAGTTCCAAAAGTACACATCAGATATTATCAAAAAGTCACAATTACTCTTCTAGTGTCCTTATGCTCTTGCCTGCCAAATTTTAAAGATGTCAACGCTGGCAGTCCTCACGACGACGACGGCATCTACCAAGAGACAACGGGTTTGATCTGTCTCAGCGGCCATTGTCCGCGACAGTccatttctgacaaaattatttaatgcTCTGTTCGATAAAGGACTGTACCCAAAAGAATGGTCTAGAGCTATTATCAttcccatttttaagaaaggcgatattgataatgttgataattatagaggggtatccctgttaagtatcatttctaagtgctttacaaaggtgttgaataatcgattataTAATTGGTTAGAAAATAACGAGATGATTACAGAAGGTCAAGCTGATTTCCGGAAAagctactcaactgttgatcagatttttaacctgtatacttgtgttcagaaatgcatgtgtcaaaataagaaattatacgttgctttcgttgattttagaaaagcatttgattctgtaagacatgataagttgttacaacatttaagaaaacagggtgtatctggtaaattctttaagtctttgaaagcgatgtatgattcattgttagcatgtgtcagggttaattcacaatattctgaattttttgattgtccacttggtgtacgacagggatgtgtcatgagccctactttattttgtacatttatcaatcagattgctgaacatatgtctgtgtcaggtagacatggggttcagttgataccaggtagcatggaactgttcatattgctttttgccgatgatattgctttattatcaacaactccaataggacttcaaaatcagttgaatattcttaaatcatgctgtcaggtgatgaagttgaaaattaatgtgcagaagacaaaaataatggtgttcagaaaaggcggatttttaggtaggcatgagaagtggttttctgaagatgaagaaatagaagtagtaaatgaatactgttatttagggtatacattcacatcaaagataagtcccaaaaagGGGACtgaacatcttgttgtgaaaggcaaaagggcaaccatgagccttgtgtcatatgcagtatttttcaaaatatttgatgtaaaggtacagcctgttctgttgtatggatctgaaatttggggtatgaatatactagagaatgtagaaaaaattcatttattagcatgtaagcaaTTCTTGGGAGcgccagtgaaaacaccaaacaaagtggtttatggtgatcttggtagatatccgttatttataaactcgttattaaatgttataaggtactggttgagaatactacagatggatcaaaatatattgtcttacatggcttatcagatgttgcttggattagatttaaatgaaaaaacagtgttgggcttctcaagttagagaaatattatgtacaacaggttttaattttgtgtggttgcaacagggtgttggtgatgtgaaaggatttcttattactttcaagcaaagacttatagatatcttcattcaagaatggtcgggtactattagtgatagagacagatattcatgctacagatcattcaaagttgtatttgaaaaagaaaaatacataacaaatgctgatgaatattgtttcagagtggcgttgtctcaggcccgatttaatgtgcttcctttaaataacaatgttaataggtacactgaaaatgatgttttaaagcattgtcctttttgccaaggagaactagaagatgaataccatttgttgtttgtttgttctgtatataatgatttacggacaaaatttcttcaagactgtttaaacatgtctcttacttcacttctccgatcaaataacaagcagagaaatttccatgtatcaaaatttattttccatgcgatcaaaaggagaaatcatatactcagacctaattaagtagaattaatgtcaagtccatgaatattatgatattgtgtcatctgttcaagtgttataattcCCCtttccatgcccacccccagtcccctggttttgaattgtggtccatggcaaaagttcattaaaacaatttcgttcgttcgttcgttcgatctctctctctctctctctctctctctctctctatatatatatatatatatattgtgtgtgtgtgtgtgtgtgtgtgtgtgtgtgtgtgtgtgtgtgtgtgtgtgttattctgaaATAACGCACATAAATAAAAATTGTTTTGATAATAGAAAAAAACTTCCATCTCGATGAAAAATGCATCTGGTGACACACTTACTCGGAAAGTGATCCCTTTCTCATTCCTGGGACTCAGTTTGACTGTACACTCAGTGGTGCAAGCTTTCAAACCCATGGCGACAGGAAAGCACTTTCCCCCCATAATACTATTGGCTGTAGAACTCTTGCCACTTCCAGATTTCCCCACGATCAGTAAGCGATACTCCTTCTctggaaaaaaacaccaacaacacatttAGATAAGAACAGCTGGGTTACTTGTATACGTTACTTAAGTTGAAGACAGACTGTATATGACAATACATAATATcaagaggcagtgtgtgtgtgtgtgtgtgtgtgtgtgtgtgtgtgtgtgtgtgtgtgtgtgagtgacactgacactgacactgacacaggtttaattgtgaaggccaccggcccattgtgtgtgtgtgagtgagtgagcatgtattgcactgaatggtgatcagcaagagtttagtgtgcatggtccatcaaaacagcgaGATGTCATCACCTATTTCTCACATcggctttcctatccacactgtcctcttttcacTTGTGCATTAAGCGGAGGCTTTATATTCTTAATAACGATTCTTACCAGCTATTCATTAAGCTGTTTGATTCACGAGTTCAACCAATTCTACAGTATGGGTCCGAATTATAGGGATAAGAGAAAGCCTCAGTTCATTGTGAGTCAGTTCACTTGTTTGCAGTTAAGAAGTATTTACGAGtagatatgcatacatacaatgATCTTGTTTATTGTGAAACAGACAGATATCCTATGTATGTGAGTTCTGTAGCTAGCTGTATTCGTTACTGTTTCAAGTTAATTCAGATAGAAACATTTAGACTACTATACAA includes:
- the LOC143298522 gene encoding uncharacterized protein LOC143298522, translated to MAAAKKEKEYRLLIVGKSGSGKSSTANSIMGGKCFPVAMGLKACTTECTVKLSPRNEKGITFRIADTPGLFDPTKTNGEIGNEIIKASASMYPGLHAILYVLQPVRYTPEERDTFYKLKELFDPNVTKHVIIIFTKGDEMEKNNITLQSLVEEADGPFKEVLEECGKRVLVFDNTKRDQKQIDDLLEMVDKMWKENGEVPYTCEVQNVVNEKLEKWVTIRTKEKIMKDPKLKKLFDVMEEENREAEAEADDLRKRLEETKSKKEQTEAMIEKTLKEIEELKRKEKEREEREKREKAERERKDLEDKRKIKEEEERKAEERARRREEEERKAEERARRREEEERKAEEEKARRREEFERKAEEERARRQKEEELKELKKEHERLRFEQEIKRIQKEEKRKLQEANAKKMEEERLKLQKKEMEKAKQDIVEDRETGWMEDVGAGLVNVAGGAWKFAKGWFGF